A window from Primulina eburnea isolate SZY01 chromosome 2, ASM2296580v1, whole genome shotgun sequence encodes these proteins:
- the LOC140822877 gene encoding uncharacterized protein isoform X8, whose product MASTSAVGLPCQHFLTSSSGRKPPWPLISPSSCVRTVCRSYPLKFLKLGFGIPVPSSLNGRRQMIPSNGFSPVTIRRNRRVGYPDAVLCQNSGSRSKTELGAVGEGGSSSESSETPSNILYQGAYGPWTVESTDIQEVILYRTGLVTAATSFVIASSTAFFHDPGTVHDLISRNLDLFYCLGGCGLGISLYLIHIYVKEIKQALQTLWLIGALGSVATYALLAQPSGTTLVQYVVENPAAVWFVGPLFAALTGLVFKEGLCYGKLEAGVLTFVIPALLLGHLSGLMDDGTKLTILGFWMALFVVFAGRKFTQPIKDDIGDKSVFIFNALTEPEKAALVQKLEEQNYFQKRN is encoded by the exons ATGGCTTCAACTTCAGCTGTTGGATTACCCTGCCAACATTTTCTGACCAGCTCCAGTGGCCGGAAACCTCCGTGGCCACTGATTTCTCCGTCCTCATGCGTGCGGACTGTCTGCCGAAGCTACCCATTGAAATTCCTG AAGCTGGGATTTGGAATCCCGGTGCCGAGTTCGCTAAATGGACGGAGACAAATGATACCTTCAAATGGGTTCTCGCCGGTGACTATTCGTCGCAACCGAAGGGTTGGATATCCCGATG CAGTCCTCTGCCAAAATTCAGGTAGCAGGTCAAAGACAGAACTTGGCGCCGTGGGAGAGGGTGGGAGCTCATCCGAATCATCAGAGACACCGAGTAACATTTTGTATCAAGGTGCCTATGGACCATGGACAGTCGAGTCTACTGATATCCAAGAAGTGATTTTGTATAGGACGGGACTCGTGACAGCTGCCACTTCTTTTGTAATTGCATCTTCAACAGCTTTTTTCCACGATCCAGGAACCGTGCATGATTTGATTTCAAGAAATTTGGATTTGTTTTATTGTTTGGGAGGCTGTGGATTGGGGATATCTTTGTACTTGATTCACATATATGTCAAAGAGATTAAGCAGGCACTGCAAACCTTGTGGTTGATTGGTGCTTTGGGATCTGTGGCGACATATGCTCTTTTGGCACAGCCATCGGGTACGACTTTAGTACAGTATGTTGTGGAGAATCCAGCTGCTGTATGGTTTGTTGGCCCACTCTTTGCTGCGCTAACCGGTCTTGTGTTCAAAGAAG GACTCTGCTATGGAAAGCTGGAAGCAGGTGTGCTCACTTTCGTTATTCCAGCGCTTCTGCTGGGGCACTTG AGTGGTTTGATGGACGATGGCACAAAATTGACCATTTTGGGCTTTTGGATGGCGCTCTTTGTGGTGTTTGCTGGCAGAAAGTTCACTCAGCCAATCAAG GACGACATTGGAGATAAATCTGTTTTCATTTTCAACGCGTTGACTGAACCAGAGAAGGCGGCTCTAGTCCAGAAACTTGAGGAGCAAAACTATTTTCAGAAGCGCAACTGA
- the LOC140822877 gene encoding uncharacterized protein isoform X13 — protein MASTSAVGLPCQHFLTSSSGRKPPWPLISPSSCVRTVCRSYPLKFLKLGFGIPVPSSLNGRRQMIPSNGFSPVTIRRNRRVGYPDGNGNAVLCQNSGSRSKTELGAVGEGGSSSESSETPSNILYQGAYGPWTVESTDIQEVILYRTGLVTAATSFVIASSTAFFHDPGTVHDLISRNLDLFYCLGGCGLGISLYLIHIYVKEIKQALQTLWLIGALGSVATYALLAQPSGTTLVQYVVENPAAVWFVGPLFAALTGLVFKEGLCYGKLEAEWFDGRWHKIDHFGLLDGALCGVCWQKVHSANQGRHWR, from the exons ATGGCTTCAACTTCAGCTGTTGGATTACCCTGCCAACATTTTCTGACCAGCTCCAGTGGCCGGAAACCTCCGTGGCCACTGATTTCTCCGTCCTCATGCGTGCGGACTGTCTGCCGAAGCTACCCATTGAAATTCCTG AAGCTGGGATTTGGAATCCCGGTGCCGAGTTCGCTAAATGGACGGAGACAAATGATACCTTCAAATGGGTTCTCGCCGGTGACTATTCGTCGCAACCGAAGGGTTGGATATCCCGATGGTAATGGTAATG CAGTCCTCTGCCAAAATTCAGGTAGCAGGTCAAAGACAGAACTTGGCGCCGTGGGAGAGGGTGGGAGCTCATCCGAATCATCAGAGACACCGAGTAACATTTTGTATCAAGGTGCCTATGGACCATGGACAGTCGAGTCTACTGATATCCAAGAAGTGATTTTGTATAGGACGGGACTCGTGACAGCTGCCACTTCTTTTGTAATTGCATCTTCAACAGCTTTTTTCCACGATCCAGGAACCGTGCATGATTTGATTTCAAGAAATTTGGATTTGTTTTATTGTTTGGGAGGCTGTGGATTGGGGATATCTTTGTACTTGATTCACATATATGTCAAAGAGATTAAGCAGGCACTGCAAACCTTGTGGTTGATTGGTGCTTTGGGATCTGTGGCGACATATGCTCTTTTGGCACAGCCATCGGGTACGACTTTAGTACAGTATGTTGTGGAGAATCCAGCTGCTGTATGGTTTGTTGGCCCACTCTTTGCTGCGCTAACCGGTCTTGTGTTCAAAGAAG GACTCTGCTATGGAAAGCTGGAAGCAG AGTGGTTTGATGGACGATGGCACAAAATTGACCATTTTGGGCTTTTGGATGGCGCTCTTTGTGGTGTTTGCTGGCAGAAAGTTCACTCAGCCAATCAAG GACGACATTGGAGATAA
- the LOC140822877 gene encoding uncharacterized protein isoform X6 — MASTSAVGLPCQHFLTSSSGRKPPWPLISPSSCVRTVCRSYPLKFLKLGFGIPVPSSLNGRRQMIPSNGFSPVTIRRNRRVGYPDGNVLCQNSGSRSKTELGAVGEGGSSSESSETPSNILYQGAYGPWTVESTDIQEVILYRTGLVTAATSFVIASSTAFFHDPGTVHDLISRNLDLFYCLGGCGLGISLYLIHIYVKEIKQALQTLWLIGALGSVATYALLAQPSGTTLVQYVVENPAAVWFVGPLFAALTGLVFKEGLCYGKLEAGVLTFVIPALLLGHLSGLMDDGTKLTILGFWMALFVVFAGRKFTQPIKDDIGDKSVFIFNALTEPEKAALVQKLEEQNYFQKRN; from the exons ATGGCTTCAACTTCAGCTGTTGGATTACCCTGCCAACATTTTCTGACCAGCTCCAGTGGCCGGAAACCTCCGTGGCCACTGATTTCTCCGTCCTCATGCGTGCGGACTGTCTGCCGAAGCTACCCATTGAAATTCCTG AAGCTGGGATTTGGAATCCCGGTGCCGAGTTCGCTAAATGGACGGAGACAAATGATACCTTCAAATGGGTTCTCGCCGGTGACTATTCGTCGCAACCGAAGGGTTGGATATCCCGATGGTAATG TCCTCTGCCAAAATTCAGGTAGCAGGTCAAAGACAGAACTTGGCGCCGTGGGAGAGGGTGGGAGCTCATCCGAATCATCAGAGACACCGAGTAACATTTTGTATCAAGGTGCCTATGGACCATGGACAGTCGAGTCTACTGATATCCAAGAAGTGATTTTGTATAGGACGGGACTCGTGACAGCTGCCACTTCTTTTGTAATTGCATCTTCAACAGCTTTTTTCCACGATCCAGGAACCGTGCATGATTTGATTTCAAGAAATTTGGATTTGTTTTATTGTTTGGGAGGCTGTGGATTGGGGATATCTTTGTACTTGATTCACATATATGTCAAAGAGATTAAGCAGGCACTGCAAACCTTGTGGTTGATTGGTGCTTTGGGATCTGTGGCGACATATGCTCTTTTGGCACAGCCATCGGGTACGACTTTAGTACAGTATGTTGTGGAGAATCCAGCTGCTGTATGGTTTGTTGGCCCACTCTTTGCTGCGCTAACCGGTCTTGTGTTCAAAGAAG GACTCTGCTATGGAAAGCTGGAAGCAGGTGTGCTCACTTTCGTTATTCCAGCGCTTCTGCTGGGGCACTTG AGTGGTTTGATGGACGATGGCACAAAATTGACCATTTTGGGCTTTTGGATGGCGCTCTTTGTGGTGTTTGCTGGCAGAAAGTTCACTCAGCCAATCAAG GACGACATTGGAGATAAATCTGTTTTCATTTTCAACGCGTTGACTGAACCAGAGAAGGCGGCTCTAGTCCAGAAACTTGAGGAGCAAAACTATTTTCAGAAGCGCAACTGA